The Laspinema palackyanum D2c genome includes the window TTGACCCGGGTTTATGCCAACCTCTAACTCCCACTCCTGTACTCCGGGAATCCGCGGATTCGCAGTGGCCCTGTTTCTGGGGGGGATTGCTATCACGGGTCCGAGTTATGCCCAAATCATTCCGGATACCACCCTGCCGATTAATTCGGTGGTTAACCCCAATGGAGCAATCTTGACCATTGATGGGGGGACCGCATCCGGCAGCAATTTATTTCATAGTTTTGAGCAGTTTAATCTCCCGACGGGTGGGACTGCTTGGTTTAATAATCCCCTAGAAATTCAAAATATCTTCACCCGAATTACCGGGGGTGGCGGTTCCACGATTGATGGATTAATTCAAGGCAATGGCATTGCCAATCTGTTTTTACTCAATCCCAATGGCATCATTTTTGGGCCAAATGCCACCCTAAATCTCGGGGGGTCTTTTGTGGCGAGTACGGCGAATGGGTTTACTTTTGCCGATGGAAGGGAGTTTTGGGCGACGGGAGGACAGGTTCAGACCCCTCTGTTATCAGTAACAGTGCCGGTGGGATTGCAATATGGGAGCAACCCCAGAGGAATTGAGGTACAGGGGGCGAACTTGACCCTGCAACCGGGTCAAACCTTGGCATTAGCAGGGTCAAAGCTGTCGATCGCCTCGGGACAATTGCAAGCACCTGGGGGTCTTGTGGCGTTAAATGCGGTGGGGTCGGAAGGGGTGACTGCCTTGAATTGGCAGAATGCCGCTGTGAGGTTGCAGCAGACTCCCACGGGAGAAACCCCGAATCCAAGGGGTGATATTTTTCTGAGCAATAACAGTGTGCTCTCGGTGATTAGCAATAATGGGGGGGATATTTCCCTCCAGGGACGGAATATTCAGCTATCTGGGGGAAGTCGAATTATCGCCGGGATTCAGACTCTGCAAGGGGGACCTAATGCCCAAGGGGGAGAGATTACCCTGGATGCCACGGGTGCGATTACCCTCACCCAACAGAGTGCGATCGGGAATCAAGTCGGTTTTAATGCCACGGGAAATGGCGGAAATGTCACCGTCAGGGGACAATCTCTCTCTCTGAGTGAGGGGTCTCAACTGAGTGCGGTTGTCAAAAATGGCGGCGGAAATGCCGGTCAGGTGGTGATTCAATTGGCCGAGGGATTAACCCTGACGGGGACACAGACAGGCATTTTTAGTCTAGTAGAATTGGGCGTGGGAAACCGTGAACGCCGAAGAGGAGTGGGAAGCAGTGGCGGGATTGAGATTCAAGCGGGAACGGTTGCTTTAACCAATGGTGCACAAGTCCAGTCGCTCACCCAAAATGATGGAGATGCAGGACGGGTCGCAATTCGCACAACCGATGGGGTGAGTCTTTCTGGCGCAAGTACGGCGATTTTTAATACAGTGGAACCGGGAGGTGTAGGCAATAGTGAGGGAATTGAGATTGAAGGGCGATCGCTCGTTCTGAGTAACGGTGCTCAAGTGATTTCCCAAACCCAGGGAACTGGCAATGCCGGTCCAATTCTCCTTCAGGTGAGAGAGGGAGTTTCCCTGATGGGAAGTAATACCAGTATTTTTAATAATAGTGCAGGGACTGGGAACAGTGCGGGAATTGAGATGAATACCGGAACCCTGTCGATGACTGGGGGCGCACAAATCCAGTCGGTGGCCTCGGGATTTGGAAATGCTGGTCCTGTCAAGATTAGCGCCAATGATGCGGTTACGCTACAGGGAGTGAGAACGGGGATTTTGAGTACCGTTACTTCCCGATTTAGTGAGGGTAATAGTGGGGGAATTGACATTCAGGGGCGATCGCTCTCCCTGAGTGCGGGCGCTCAATTGGTGGCGGCAACCTTGGGCCGGGGAAATGCCGGTCCCGTTTCCATCCAAGTGCGAGAAGATATTACCCTAACCGGCGCAAATACTGTAATTTTTAGCAGTGTTGGGCCAATACGCCGTGATCTCTTTTCCTTTACCGGCAGCATTCCTACGATCGCCCAGGGAAATAGCGGGGGAATTCAGATGACCGGGCGATCGCTGCTGATGAGTGACGGCGCACAAATTGTCGGCAGTACCTTTGATTCGCAACAGGGAAATGCAGGCAATATTCAGATCCAAATGGCGGACCGAATTTCCATCCAGGGAAATGACACTCAGCGCAATCCCAACGCTTCTGAAAAGAATTTCGCGGTTACCCCGACAGTGCCACTGAGTCTGGTTGAAAATCTGGAAGTCGAAGTCATTGACCCGACTCCTCCCCCGACTCCGACTCCGCCTCCAACCCCTCCCCAACCGAGTCCTCCCCCAACCCCTCCGCCTCCTGCGGTGGTAGGTGAGGCGGGAAAAGGTGCGACGACCGGGATTTTTACCACCGTAGAAACCAATGCTCAGGGCAATGCCGGAAGTATTAATCTTCAATCCCGGACCCTAGAAGTGAGTCAAGGGGCCCAAATCCAAACCCTAACGCGAGGGGAAGGGAATTCCGGAGATATCCAGATTCAAGTCTCCAATGCGGTATTCACCGGGGTGAATACTTTGGGAGATTTTAGCGGGTTAGCAAGTACCGTGGAGGCGGGTGCCGTAGGCAATGCGGGAGATATCCAGATTAATGCGGATAACCTGGCAGTGACCGGGGGTGCGGGGATTCAGGCCCTCACCCGAGGAACGGGAGACTCTGGTGAGATTCGTCTGAATGTCACCCAGGGAATGACGGTGAGTGGCACAAGTCCGGATGGGAGTTTTACTTCCGGGGTGTTTAGTAGTACGGAGGAGGCAGCACAGGGTTCTGGGGGTGGGTTAACCATTGCTACGGACCGATTACAGGTATCCGATGGGGCCGTTTTGAGTGCGCGCTCAACTACAAATTTTCCCGGTGGTGAAATTGATGTGAGTGCGAATCGAATTGATCTCAGCAACGAGAGCCACATTCTCACCAGTGCAACGGGGACGGGTGCGGCAGGGAGTATGAGACTGACCGCAGGGGAACGGGTAACTTTGAGCGATCGCGCGGTGTTGTCCTCGGAGACGGCCAGTGGCGATCGGGGCAATATTACCTTGCGATCGCCGGATCTAATTTTAAGAAATAATAGTCAAATTACCACGAATGCCACGGGGACAGGAACCGGCGGAAATATTATCCTCAATACGGATAATATTGTTGCCATTAATAATAGTAACATCACCGCCAATTCTGAACAAGCATCCGGGGGTCAAGTGATTATTAATACCCAAGGAATTTTTGGTGCCCAGGCGCGCCGAATTGGCAGTCCCAACACCAGTGATATTACCGCAACTTCTGCTCAAGGTCCGCAATTTGATGGCATTGTGGAAGTGAATAGACCGGAAGTTGACCCGACATCCGGGTTAGTGGAGTTACCGGAAAATTTGGTGGATCTGACCCATGTGGTGGCGCAAAATTGTGCCGATCCGAATGCGCCGCAAAGTAGTTTTGTGGTGACAGGTAGAGGGGGTTTACCGCCGAGTCCAAATGATGCGATCGCCCCAGAGTCTCCCTTAGTTGATTTAGGTCAGAATGACCCTGCAACCGGGTTAAACTCAGGGGAAGGATGGCCGCGCCAAGAGAGTGCCACGGGAAGCAATTCGGGGGAAATTTATGCGGAATTGGTAGAAGCGCGGGGTTGGTCTCGGGATAATCAAGGTAAAATTAAGCTAGTGGCAGAAGTGCCAGTCCGAGAACTGCGGCAACCGTTGGGGATTGTACCGCCCCAGTGTAACCGATGAGCAAGAGGGAATCAGAATCACGATGAGAAGGCGCGATGGCCAGAATGTGTTCAGTCGATTTAGGCAAAGTTTCCGCTTTAGTTTCTCCGCTTTTAAATATAGCAAAAGAGCGGTGCAATTAGTTTGGAAAACTAGCCCAATTTTAACAGCAATTGTAGCCATTCTCACCGGAATTGCTGGATTGTTACCCGCAGGAATTGCCTATTTAGGGAAGTTAATTATCGATAGCGTAGTCACCGCAGCGAGTTCCGGGACGGGACCCCAAACTGCACTCATGTATGTCGGATTCGAGGCGATCGCTGTGATGATGTTGACCCTCTGTCAGCGTGGGTTGAGTGTTTGTCAATCCCTGTTGCGAGTCCTCCTGGGACAAACGGTTAACGAATTAATCTTAGAAAAAGCGCTGACCCTTTCTTTGTCGCATTTTGAAGATTCGGAAGTCTATGACAAAATGACTCGGGCCCGACGAGAAGCGTCGAGTCGTCCCCTGAGTTTTGTGAATCGCACTTTTGGGTTAGTGCAAGAGACTCTTGGATTGGTGGCATATAGTGGATTGTTGTTGCAGTTTTCCGGATGGGTTGTCGGGGTGTTGGCGATCGCCGCGATACCGCCGTTTTTAGCAGAAACTAAGTTTGCCGGTGCTGCTTTTCGGGTTTTTAAAAGGCGATCGCCAGAAACCCGGGAACAAATTTACCTAGAAACCCTGATTGCGCGGGAAGATTACGCCAAAGAGGTGCAACTGTATCAACTCGGACCCGTGTTTCTGAATCGGTATCGGAATATCTTTCATCGCTTGTATCAGGAAGACCGAAATTTGACCCTGCGGCGAGGATTTTGGGGATATGTACTGGGGTTGCTGAGTAGTTTGGCATTTTATGGCACTTACGCCTGGATTGCGATCGCTGCAATTTCTGGAAGCATCACCCTAGGAGATATGACCATGTATTTAATGGTATTTCGCCAGGGACAATCCAGCTTTTCTGCAACCTTGAGTGCGATCGGGGGAATGTATGAAGATAACCTCTATTTGTCCAACTTGTATGAATTTTTAGAACAAGAGATACCCCAGGCAGCAGGTAGCGCCAACCGAGGACCCATTCCCCAAGATGGTGTGCGATTCCAGAACGTTTCCTTTACCTATCCCGACGCCACCCAACCCGCCTTAACCGACATCACCTTTCATTTAAAACCTGGAGAAAAACTCGCCTTAGTTGGTAAAAATGGGTCCGGAAAAACCACCTTAATTAAATTACTCACCCGCCTCTACGAACCCTCATCCGGTCAAATTTTCCTCGATGGATTAGACTTGCGCGAATGGGATATCAACCACTTAAGACAGCGCATTGGCGTGATTTTTCAAGATTTTGTCCGCTATCAATTCCTCGTCGGCGAGAATATTGGCGTCGGCGATGTGGATAGCTTAGAAGACGAAACCCGTTGGAAAACTGCTGCTGAAAAAGGCATGGCGGAACCTTTCATTGCCACCTTACCCCAGGGATTTTATACCCAACTCGGACGCTGGTTTAAATCCGGAACCGAACTCTCCGGAGGACAATGGCAAAAAATTGGTCTTTCCCG containing:
- a CDS encoding ABC transporter ATP-binding protein, producing MQLVWKTSPILTAIVAILTGIAGLLPAGIAYLGKLIIDSVVTAASSGTGPQTALMYVGFEAIAVMMLTLCQRGLSVCQSLLRVLLGQTVNELILEKALTLSLSHFEDSEVYDKMTRARREASSRPLSFVNRTFGLVQETLGLVAYSGLLLQFSGWVVGVLAIAAIPPFLAETKFAGAAFRVFKRRSPETREQIYLETLIAREDYAKEVQLYQLGPVFLNRYRNIFHRLYQEDRNLTLRRGFWGYVLGLLSSLAFYGTYAWIAIAAISGSITLGDMTMYLMVFRQGQSSFSATLSAIGGMYEDNLYLSNLYEFLEQEIPQAAGSANRGPIPQDGVRFQNVSFTYPDATQPALTDITFHLKPGEKLALVGKNGSGKTTLIKLLTRLYEPSSGQIFLDGLDLREWDINHLRQRIGVIFQDFVRYQFLVGENIGVGDVDSLEDETRWKTAAEKGMAEPFIATLPQGFYTQLGRWFKSGTELSGGQWQKIGLSRAFMRIKADILVLDEPTSAMDAEAEFEIFERFRRLAKDRMVLLISHRFSTVRMADTIIVLEAGKLIESGTHTELMQAEGRYAKLFTLQAAGYQ
- a CDS encoding two-partner secretion domain-containing protein — its product is MPTSNSHSCTPGIRGFAVALFLGGIAITGPSYAQIIPDTTLPINSVVNPNGAILTIDGGTASGSNLFHSFEQFNLPTGGTAWFNNPLEIQNIFTRITGGGGSTIDGLIQGNGIANLFLLNPNGIIFGPNATLNLGGSFVASTANGFTFADGREFWATGGQVQTPLLSVTVPVGLQYGSNPRGIEVQGANLTLQPGQTLALAGSKLSIASGQLQAPGGLVALNAVGSEGVTALNWQNAAVRLQQTPTGETPNPRGDIFLSNNSVLSVISNNGGDISLQGRNIQLSGGSRIIAGIQTLQGGPNAQGGEITLDATGAITLTQQSAIGNQVGFNATGNGGNVTVRGQSLSLSEGSQLSAVVKNGGGNAGQVVIQLAEGLTLTGTQTGIFSLVELGVGNRERRRGVGSSGGIEIQAGTVALTNGAQVQSLTQNDGDAGRVAIRTTDGVSLSGASTAIFNTVEPGGVGNSEGIEIEGRSLVLSNGAQVISQTQGTGNAGPILLQVREGVSLMGSNTSIFNNSAGTGNSAGIEMNTGTLSMTGGAQIQSVASGFGNAGPVKISANDAVTLQGVRTGILSTVTSRFSEGNSGGIDIQGRSLSLSAGAQLVAATLGRGNAGPVSIQVREDITLTGANTVIFSSVGPIRRDLFSFTGSIPTIAQGNSGGIQMTGRSLLMSDGAQIVGSTFDSQQGNAGNIQIQMADRISIQGNDTQRNPNASEKNFAVTPTVPLSLVENLEVEVIDPTPPPTPTPPPTPPQPSPPPTPPPPAVVGEAGKGATTGIFTTVETNAQGNAGSINLQSRTLEVSQGAQIQTLTRGEGNSGDIQIQVSNAVFTGVNTLGDFSGLASTVEAGAVGNAGDIQINADNLAVTGGAGIQALTRGTGDSGEIRLNVTQGMTVSGTSPDGSFTSGVFSSTEEAAQGSGGGLTIATDRLQVSDGAVLSARSTTNFPGGEIDVSANRIDLSNESHILTSATGTGAAGSMRLTAGERVTLSDRAVLSSETASGDRGNITLRSPDLILRNNSQITTNATGTGTGGNIILNTDNIVAINNSNITANSEQASGGQVIINTQGIFGAQARRIGSPNTSDITATSAQGPQFDGIVEVNRPEVDPTSGLVELPENLVDLTHVVAQNCADPNAPQSSFVVTGRGGLPPSPNDAIAPESPLVDLGQNDPATGLNSGEGWPRQESATGSNSGEIYAELVEARGWSRDNQGKIKLVAEVPVRELRQPLGIVPPQCNR